Proteins co-encoded in one Klebsiella michiganensis genomic window:
- the dinG gene encoding ATP-dependent DNA helicase DinG (helicase involved in DNA repair and perhaps also replication) translates to MALSSAQKAQIGAWYKALQQQIPDFIPRAPQRQMIAEVAKTLAGEEGRHLAIEAPTGVGKTLSYLIPGIAIARGDQKTLVVSTANVALQDQIFSKDLPLLRKIIPDLKFTAAFGRGRYVCPRNLAALATDNFTQGDLLAFLDDEMSPTSKAEQQRCAKLKASLDGYKWDGLRDHTDEAIDDDLWRRLSTDKASCLGRNCHWYKECPFFVARREIDEAEVVVANHALVMAALESDAVLPEAKNLLLVLDEGHHLADVARDALEMSAEVTPGYSRLQLDLFSKLVETCMAQFRPKSPPPLTAPERLTNHCDEVYELLQSFSTIVSLWLPGEREGEHRFEMGVLPEEVMAICQRLAKLMEALRGLSEALLNDLSEKTASHDIVRLHRALLQMNRALGFFEAQSKLWKLAAMEQASGAPVSKWVTREIREGQPHLFFHCVGIRVSDQLEKMLWRKVPHVIVTSATLRSLNRFDRLQEMSGLREKAGDRFIHLDSPFNHIEQGKIVIPKMRFEPLMEHEAQHIAEMAAFFRAQLAQGEHKAMLVLFASGRAMQQFLTHVTDLRLMLLVQGDQPRYRLVELHRQRVQAGETSVLIGLQSFAEGLDLKGELLTQVHIHKIAFPPVDSPVVVTEGEWLKSLNRYPFEVQSLPSASFNLIQQVGRLIRSHACYGEIVIYDRRLLSKRYGERLLAALPVFPIEQPEAPEAKVIITTPKHTVRRKRVSKK, encoded by the coding sequence ATGGCTTTGTCGTCGGCGCAAAAAGCGCAAATCGGTGCCTGGTATAAGGCGTTACAGCAGCAGATCCCGGATTTTATTCCGCGAGCGCCTCAGCGGCAGATGATAGCCGAGGTGGCGAAGACCCTTGCCGGTGAAGAAGGGCGGCATCTGGCTATCGAAGCGCCGACCGGCGTCGGCAAAACCCTCTCTTACCTGATCCCCGGCATTGCTATTGCCAGAGGGGATCAAAAAACCCTGGTGGTCAGCACCGCCAACGTGGCGCTGCAGGACCAGATTTTCAGTAAAGACCTGCCGCTGCTGCGCAAAATCATTCCCGACCTGAAGTTTACCGCCGCCTTTGGCCGTGGGCGTTACGTGTGCCCGCGGAACCTGGCCGCGCTGGCGACAGATAACTTTACGCAGGGCGATCTGCTGGCGTTTCTGGACGATGAGATGTCGCCGACCAGCAAAGCCGAACAGCAGCGCTGCGCCAAACTTAAAGCCAGCCTCGACGGCTATAAATGGGATGGGCTGCGGGATCATACCGATGAGGCGATTGACGACGATCTCTGGCGGCGGCTGAGCACCGACAAAGCCAGCTGCCTGGGGAGAAACTGCCACTGGTATAAAGAGTGCCCGTTCTTTGTGGCGCGCCGGGAAATCGACGAGGCGGAAGTGGTCGTGGCTAACCACGCGCTGGTTATGGCGGCGCTGGAAAGTGATGCGGTGCTGCCGGAAGCGAAAAATCTGCTGCTGGTGCTGGACGAAGGCCATCATCTGGCGGACGTTGCCCGCGACGCGCTGGAGATGAGCGCGGAGGTAACGCCGGGCTACAGTCGTCTGCAGCTCGACCTGTTCAGTAAGCTGGTAGAAACCTGCATGGCGCAGTTCCGCCCTAAAAGCCCGCCGCCGCTGACCGCGCCTGAACGTCTGACCAATCACTGTGACGAAGTGTACGAGCTGCTGCAGTCGTTCAGCACGATTGTTAGCCTTTGGCTGCCGGGAGAGCGAGAAGGCGAACACCGCTTTGAAATGGGCGTCCTGCCCGAAGAAGTGATGGCCATTTGCCAGCGCCTGGCGAAGCTGATGGAGGCGCTGCGCGGCCTGTCGGAAGCGCTGCTAAACGATCTGAGCGAAAAAACCGCCAGCCACGACATCGTGCGTCTGCATCGGGCGCTGCTGCAAATGAACCGGGCGTTAGGCTTTTTTGAAGCGCAGAGCAAGCTGTGGAAGCTGGCGGCGATGGAACAGGCCTCCGGTGCGCCGGTGTCCAAGTGGGTGACGCGTGAAATTCGCGAGGGGCAGCCGCATCTGTTCTTCCACTGCGTGGGGATCCGCGTCAGCGATCAGCTGGAGAAAATGCTGTGGCGCAAGGTGCCGCACGTTATCGTCACCTCCGCCACGCTGCGCTCGCTCAACCGCTTTGACCGCCTGCAGGAGATGAGCGGCCTGCGTGAGAAAGCGGGAGATCGGTTTATCCATCTGGACTCGCCGTTTAATCATATTGAGCAGGGGAAAATCGTGATCCCCAAAATGCGCTTTGAGCCGCTGATGGAGCATGAGGCGCAGCACATTGCCGAGATGGCAGCCTTCTTCCGGGCGCAGCTGGCACAGGGCGAGCACAAAGCGATGCTGGTGCTGTTTGCCAGCGGCCGCGCTATGCAGCAGTTTTTAACCCACGTCACCGACCTGCGGCTGATGCTACTGGTGCAGGGCGATCAGCCCCGGTACCGTCTGGTTGAGCTGCATCGCCAGCGCGTTCAGGCCGGGGAAACCAGCGTGCTTATTGGCCTGCAATCTTTTGCCGAAGGGCTGGATCTGAAAGGCGAGCTACTGACCCAGGTGCATATTCATAAGATTGCTTTCCCGCCGGTAGACAGCCCGGTGGTCGTCACCGAGGGAGAGTGGCTGAAAAGCCTCAACCGCTATCCTTTTGAAGTACAGAGTTTACCCAGCGCCTCTTTTAACCTGATTCAACAAGTTGGGCGTTTAATTCGCAGCCACGCCTGCTATGGTGAGATAGTCATTTACGACCGCCGCCTGCTGAGTAAACGCTACGGCGAGCGTCTGCTGGCCGCGCTGCCGGTATTCCCGATTGAACAGCCGGAAGCGCCGGAAGCCAAAGTGATAATAACGACGCCGAAACACACTGTACGGCGCAAACGTGTGAGCAAGAAATAG
- a CDS encoding histidine kinase, with protein sequence MKQDGGPHPRPNDTQELLSAAFNSMRELVFIVDRDFNIVFANHKALSLCLPENAGQARAGQLVGENIFTRLRGYGDLPLLAVVEQQLEQPEHSQYGDKINARFQAATQAIPVEVCPSRFEFQRQSWVMMVVCDTRYRNDIHRFYYDRENELRDILDNMPDAILRVDSEQRLLYANETALQCMPKSAAAIGLKMNSLIGDSTLMEQISWSLQLVLRKHIQLEAVLHGVRSDLRVSRIYQARFIPEFTLQQTLKSVLVIARPASRQYFAEQQVRQTHDQLRQMTQKLQSSVENERKHMAREIHDELGQHLTSLRVGISLLGQNHPALQHEVEPLTQLVDGTIKVVRDIATQLRPAVLNMGLKPALIWLRDQFNKHRSGVCTLTIQPLPVSLCDDEVTAIFRVVQESLTNVQRHAKAREVEVKVLTRGKVVLICINDDGQGFDPGQVSDGAFGLLSMRERCMMKGWTFNIHSAPGKGSCVHIEIPYALPAPAKVYDSE encoded by the coding sequence ATGAAACAAGACGGCGGGCCGCACCCTCGGCCCAATGACACTCAGGAATTGCTGAGCGCCGCTTTCAATAGCATGCGCGAGCTGGTTTTCATTGTTGACAGGGATTTCAATATTGTTTTTGCCAACCACAAGGCGCTCAGTCTTTGCCTGCCGGAAAATGCCGGTCAGGCAAGGGCCGGGCAGCTTGTGGGCGAAAATATTTTTACCCGGCTGCGCGGCTATGGCGATCTGCCGCTGCTGGCGGTGGTTGAGCAGCAGCTGGAGCAGCCGGAACATTCGCAATACGGCGATAAGATTAACGCCCGGTTTCAGGCGGCAACGCAGGCTATTCCGGTTGAAGTTTGCCCGAGCCGCTTCGAGTTTCAGCGGCAGAGCTGGGTGATGATGGTGGTATGCGATACTCGCTATCGCAACGATATTCATCGTTTTTACTACGACCGTGAAAACGAACTTCGCGACATTCTGGACAATATGCCGGATGCGATTCTGCGCGTGGACAGCGAACAGCGGCTGCTCTATGCCAACGAAACGGCGCTGCAGTGTATGCCCAAGAGCGCCGCGGCTATCGGGCTGAAGATGAATTCGCTTATCGGCGATTCCACGTTAATGGAGCAGATCAGCTGGTCGCTCCAGCTGGTGCTTCGCAAGCATATTCAGCTGGAGGCCGTGCTGCACGGCGTGCGCTCGGACTTGCGGGTGTCGAGGATCTACCAGGCGCGTTTTATTCCTGAGTTTACGCTGCAGCAGACGCTGAAGTCCGTGCTGGTGATAGCTCGCCCTGCCTCCCGGCAATATTTTGCCGAACAGCAGGTGCGGCAGACGCACGATCAACTGCGGCAGATGACCCAAAAGCTGCAAAGCAGCGTTGAAAACGAACGCAAGCATATGGCGCGGGAGATCCACGATGAGCTGGGGCAGCATCTGACTTCACTACGGGTGGGGATATCACTGCTGGGCCAGAACCATCCTGCGTTGCAGCATGAAGTCGAACCGCTGACGCAGCTGGTGGATGGCACCATCAAAGTGGTACGGGATATCGCCACCCAACTGCGCCCGGCGGTGCTGAACATGGGGCTAAAGCCCGCGCTTATCTGGCTGCGGGACCAATTCAACAAGCACCGTTCCGGCGTGTGTACTCTGACTATTCAGCCGCTGCCGGTGTCGCTATGTGACGATGAGGTGACCGCCATTTTTCGCGTGGTACAGGAGTCGCTCACTAACGTTCAGCGGCATGCAAAAGCGCGGGAAGTGGAGGTGAAAGTCCTGACGCGGGGCAAAGTCGTGCTGATTTGTATTAATGATGACGGGCAAGGATTTGACCCCGGCCAGGTATCCGACGGGGCCTTTGGATTATTGAGTATGCGGGAACGCTGCATGATGAAAGGCTGGACGTTTAACATCCACAGTGCGCCGGGCAAAGGGAGCTGCGTGCATATCGAGATCCCTTACGCCCTGCCGGCACCGGCTAAAGTTTATGATAGCGAATAG
- a CDS encoding type III secretion regulator YopN/LcrE/InvE/MxiC encodes MNMRIPQHHHHHNLRLETEQADALVDELISDTNNDKSAASSSSSATRAAPAPQRPGAAQESMASTFAESIEQKIKHEEQRTQATQLRRISVAAIKVTHLVELGRLLESPSGKEQAEQESAFERMLSGAEGKAPTLDDLLEQANHDPASAFVTLSLMAMRLRNGSNPALAARVEQMLADLQQQHPEKINAGVNTAPAIAAFSSDPAQKREMRQLYYSGVINQQSADNIMDVLLDKFGVDGFVPALRTLQRALSDDIAALAPSAPPTALRRLLSGLNDTRAITHTLSEVAQFLDRLKSKYSHVTMGADVMTRSLLSMCRNGFYSRDLTQLGLQVVGEKPLQQSLFFNGLLTLLQALPEKIWGGNDETRSNALLLLRTLNGEYAAWEKRSQLAQ; translated from the coding sequence ATGAACATGAGAATCCCCCAGCACCACCATCACCACAACCTGCGTCTTGAAACCGAACAGGCGGACGCGCTGGTCGATGAGCTAATCAGCGACACTAACAATGACAAGAGCGCGGCGAGCAGTTCATCGTCCGCCACTCGTGCAGCGCCCGCGCCACAGCGGCCCGGTGCAGCCCAGGAGTCGATGGCGTCAACTTTTGCGGAAAGCATCGAACAAAAAATCAAGCATGAAGAGCAGCGCACGCAAGCGACCCAGCTGCGCCGCATCTCCGTGGCGGCTATCAAGGTCACTCATCTTGTTGAGCTTGGCCGCCTGCTGGAAAGCCCGTCAGGTAAGGAGCAGGCCGAGCAAGAATCCGCCTTTGAACGCATGTTGTCGGGTGCCGAAGGGAAGGCCCCGACGCTGGATGATTTGCTGGAACAGGCCAATCACGACCCCGCCTCTGCGTTTGTGACCCTCAGCCTGATGGCGATGCGTCTGCGCAACGGCAGCAACCCGGCGCTGGCGGCACGGGTCGAGCAAATGCTTGCCGACCTGCAGCAGCAGCACCCGGAAAAAATTAACGCTGGGGTGAATACCGCCCCGGCGATTGCCGCGTTCAGCAGCGATCCGGCGCAGAAGCGCGAAATGCGCCAGCTCTATTACAGCGGTGTTATCAACCAGCAGTCCGCCGACAACATCATGGACGTGCTGTTGGATAAATTTGGCGTCGACGGCTTCGTGCCCGCCCTGCGCACCTTGCAGCGCGCACTGTCCGATGACATCGCCGCCCTGGCGCCTTCCGCCCCGCCGACGGCCCTGCGCCGCCTGCTTTCCGGGCTGAACGATACCCGCGCGATTACGCACACGCTGTCGGAAGTGGCCCAGTTCCTCGACCGCCTGAAGAGCAAATATTCCCACGTCACAATGGGTGCCGATGTCATGACGCGCTCTTTGCTCAGCATGTGCCGCAACGGATTCTATTCCCGGGATCTGACCCAGCTTGGTCTTCAGGTGGTGGGCGAAAAACCCTTGCAGCAGTCGCTCTTTTTCAACGGTCTGCTGACGCTGCTTCAGGCGCTGCCGGAGAAAATTTGGGGCGGGAACGATGAAACCCGCAGCAACGCCCTGCTTCTGCTGCGCACCCTGAACGGCGAATACGCCGCCTGGGAAAAACGCAGCCAGCTCGCGCAGTAA
- a CDS encoding LuxR family transcriptional regulator: protein MAIRLLLADDHILMREGLKQIFSLDKKIKVVAEAGCGKTVLSLLTEIDVDVLLLDLSMPGDSGPELVQQITRLWPMLPVLVLSMHNEPQIAQMVLASGAHGFITKDQAPQTLLHAIHRVASRQRYIDPSLAEAIVFSTQENDQLRRYATLSQREKQILRLLSSGENINGIAEALSISNKTVSTHKTRMMEKMQFDNNADIIKFAIRYHKL from the coding sequence ATGGCAATCAGACTCCTCCTCGCGGACGATCACATTTTGATGCGCGAGGGCCTGAAACAGATTTTTTCACTGGATAAGAAAATCAAAGTGGTGGCGGAAGCGGGCTGTGGCAAAACGGTGCTATCGCTGCTAACGGAAATCGACGTAGATGTGCTGCTGCTGGATCTCTCCATGCCCGGCGACTCCGGGCCGGAGCTGGTCCAGCAAATCACCCGCCTGTGGCCGATGCTACCGGTGCTGGTACTGAGCATGCACAACGAGCCACAGATCGCCCAAATGGTCCTCGCCAGCGGCGCCCACGGGTTCATTACTAAAGACCAGGCGCCGCAAACGCTGCTGCACGCTATCCATCGCGTCGCCTCCCGCCAGCGCTACATCGACCCCTCGCTGGCGGAAGCCATCGTCTTTTCAACTCAGGAAAACGACCAGCTTCGCCGCTACGCCACGCTATCCCAGCGAGAGAAACAGATCCTCCGCCTGCTGAGCAGCGGCGAAAATATCAACGGGATTGCGGAAGCGCTGAGCATCAGCAACAAAACGGTCAGCACCCACAAGACCCGGATGATGGAAAAAATGCAGTTCGACAACAACGCCGACATCATCAAGTTTGCTATTCGCTATCATAAACTTTAG
- a CDS encoding type III secretion protein HrpI, giving the protein MNALFNLLNRLAITAMQRSEVVGAFIALAVVFMLIIPLPLGLIDVLIAVNISVSCLLIMTAMYLPKPLAFTTFPAVLLLTTMFRLGLSISTTRQILLQQNAGHIVTAFGNFVVGGNLAVGLVVFLILTVVNFLVITKGSERIAEVAARFTLDAMPGKQMSIDSDLRAGLINVQQAKSKREDLAKESQLFGAMDGAMKFVKGDAIAGIVILSINMVGGFCIGVLQLGMAAGDAANVYSILTIGDGLIDQIPAMLISLTAGMMITRVSANEDIPNNNIGREISDQLTNQPKAWIMSAIGMFCFSLLPGMPTAVFIVLGIITLGSGLFQLWRAKRAAASGTGGEIVAPEANGEEDIRTFNPSRLFVLSFSSARAGDPEAMALIEDIRRLRNRIVNQYGFTLPVFNIDFSPYQPNDEFRFLVYEVPKVIGTFTSGKRALDYRLLAQEETGTELSTETYPQEKGWAWLEENDPLLDKFQMESWSSHQLLLARMEEALFASGPRFIGLQETRAIISWLEMDLPELAQEFQRIFPITRLSAVLQRLVAERISLRSVRSITESLIVHGQHERDVGLLVDQVRIDIKEHICHQYSHDGGIQVWLLTPETEEILRDSLRQTQNETFFALSQDKHALLLEQLREVFPLFQRQTSVLLSAQDLRSPLRLLIQDEFHHVPVLSFAELQFNLPVNVLGRIDIHENALDAFTA; this is encoded by the coding sequence ATGAACGCTTTGTTTAACCTTCTTAACCGGCTGGCAATAACCGCCATGCAACGCTCCGAAGTGGTCGGGGCTTTCATCGCGCTGGCGGTGGTGTTCATGCTGATCATCCCGCTGCCGCTGGGGCTGATTGACGTATTGATTGCGGTCAACATCAGCGTGTCGTGCCTGCTTATCATGACGGCGATGTACCTGCCTAAACCGCTGGCGTTCACCACGTTTCCGGCGGTGCTGCTGCTGACCACGATGTTCCGCCTGGGGCTGTCTATCTCCACCACGCGCCAAATTCTGCTGCAGCAAAACGCCGGGCACATCGTCACCGCCTTCGGCAACTTTGTGGTCGGCGGCAATCTCGCGGTAGGGCTGGTGGTGTTCCTGATCCTGACGGTGGTGAACTTCCTGGTTATCACCAAAGGATCGGAGCGTATCGCCGAAGTTGCCGCCCGCTTTACCCTCGATGCCATGCCGGGCAAGCAGATGTCTATCGACAGCGACCTGCGCGCCGGGCTGATTAACGTCCAGCAGGCAAAAAGTAAACGTGAAGACCTGGCGAAAGAGAGCCAGCTTTTCGGGGCGATGGACGGCGCCATGAAGTTTGTGAAAGGCGATGCCATCGCCGGGATTGTGATCCTCAGCATCAACATGGTGGGCGGCTTTTGTATTGGCGTGCTGCAGCTCGGCATGGCCGCGGGCGACGCCGCCAATGTCTACTCAATTCTGACCATCGGCGACGGCCTGATTGACCAGATCCCGGCGATGCTCATCTCTCTGACCGCCGGGATGATGATCACCCGCGTGTCGGCCAACGAGGACATCCCCAACAACAACATTGGCCGCGAAATAAGCGACCAGCTAACCAACCAGCCCAAGGCATGGATCATGTCCGCCATAGGCATGTTCTGCTTCAGCCTGCTGCCGGGGATGCCGACGGCGGTGTTTATCGTGCTCGGAATAATTACCCTGGGTTCGGGGCTGTTCCAGCTGTGGCGTGCCAAACGCGCGGCGGCCTCCGGCACCGGGGGTGAAATTGTCGCCCCGGAAGCCAACGGCGAAGAAGATATCCGTACCTTCAACCCCAGCCGCCTGTTTGTCCTCAGCTTCTCATCCGCTCGCGCCGGTGATCCGGAGGCAATGGCGCTTATCGAAGACATTCGCCGCCTGCGCAACCGGATTGTGAACCAGTACGGCTTCACGCTGCCGGTCTTCAACATCGATTTTTCGCCGTACCAGCCCAACGATGAATTTCGTTTTCTGGTGTATGAAGTGCCTAAAGTGATTGGCACCTTTACCTCAGGTAAGCGGGCGCTGGACTACCGTTTGCTGGCCCAGGAAGAGACCGGCACCGAACTCAGCACCGAAACCTATCCTCAGGAAAAAGGCTGGGCGTGGCTGGAAGAAAACGATCCGCTGCTGGATAAATTCCAGATGGAGTCCTGGAGTTCGCACCAGCTGCTGCTGGCCCGCATGGAAGAGGCGCTCTTCGCCAGCGGCCCGCGCTTTATCGGCCTACAGGAGACCCGCGCCATTATCTCCTGGCTGGAGATGGATCTGCCGGAGCTGGCGCAGGAGTTCCAGCGCATCTTCCCGATCACCCGCCTGAGCGCCGTACTCCAGCGTCTGGTAGCCGAACGTATTTCGCTACGTTCGGTACGAAGCATTACCGAATCGCTGATTGTTCATGGCCAGCACGAGCGCGATGTGGGCCTGCTGGTCGACCAGGTTCGGATCGATATCAAAGAACACATTTGCCACCAGTACAGCCACGACGGCGGCATCCAGGTATGGCTGCTGACGCCGGAAACCGAAGAGATCCTGCGCGACAGCCTGCGTCAGACGCAGAACGAAACCTTCTTCGCCCTCAGTCAGGACAAGCACGCCCTGCTGCTGGAACAGCTGCGGGAAGTATTCCCCCTGTTCCAGCGGCAAACCAGCGTGCTGCTGTCCGCCCAGGATTTACGTAGCCCGTTGCGCCTGCTTATCCAGGACGAATTCCACCACGTTCCCGTGCTGTCGTTCGCCGAGCTGCAATTCAACCTGCCGGTCAACGTGCTGGGGCGCATCGATATTCACGAAAACGCGCTTGACGCCTTCACTGCATAA
- a CDS encoding RNA polymerase sigma factor produces MSAMFDFESQVFPDAQSAFESNVVQGEFPVVNWERVMRDNEQRLYNFIRKRVANFADIEDLVQNTWYEVIRNKHKFCGTSRPETWMFGIAVNLVKNHYKSVKVSYLHDELNDDVLGTLLHSEQPEGVTEGKDILSKVLQRIAQLPEDYQQLLQLIVDHDISYQEAADRMTIPIGTVRSRLSRLRQSLKQDLGWDSLN; encoded by the coding sequence ATGTCAGCGATGTTTGATTTCGAATCACAGGTTTTCCCGGATGCGCAGTCTGCTTTTGAGTCCAACGTCGTGCAGGGCGAGTTTCCGGTGGTTAACTGGGAGCGCGTAATGCGCGACAACGAACAGAGGCTGTACAATTTTATTCGTAAACGCGTGGCAAACTTTGCCGATATAGAAGACCTCGTGCAGAACACCTGGTATGAGGTGATTCGCAATAAGCACAAGTTTTGCGGCACGTCTCGCCCGGAAACCTGGATGTTCGGGATTGCGGTAAATCTGGTGAAAAATCACTATAAATCCGTCAAAGTGAGCTACCTGCACGATGAGTTAAACGATGATGTGCTCGGTACGCTGCTGCATTCGGAGCAGCCGGAAGGGGTGACTGAGGGTAAGGACATCCTGTCGAAAGTGTTGCAGCGTATTGCGCAACTCCCTGAAGATTATCAGCAATTATTACAGCTGATCGTGGATCACGATATCAGTTACCAGGAAGCGGCTGACCGGATGACTATTCCTATTGGCACCGTGCGTTCCCGTCTTTCCCGTCTCCGACAGTCTTTGAAACAGGATCTGGGGTGGGACAGCCTGAACTGA
- a CDS encoding type III secretion chaperone CesT — MPAPSKLAQILQPLLTDELGQRAELESAEGYSVELGEGVTLEISESPVGHLLLSCVLPTQPTRLSDTDTLRVLLQANLLGMDYPPVLTGLLPDRQQVVQWSSLPFHQLEPEVLQRLFNRFALQAEKLAAWLV; from the coding sequence ATGCCTGCACCTTCAAAACTAGCGCAAATTTTGCAGCCGCTGCTGACCGATGAGCTGGGGCAGAGAGCCGAGCTTGAGAGCGCGGAAGGCTATTCCGTTGAGCTTGGCGAGGGCGTGACGCTGGAGATCAGCGAATCTCCGGTTGGGCACCTGTTGCTGAGCTGTGTGCTGCCCACGCAGCCAACCCGGCTGAGCGACACCGACACGCTCAGGGTGCTGCTGCAGGCCAATCTGCTGGGGATGGACTATCCGCCGGTACTCACCGGGCTGCTGCCCGATCGGCAGCAGGTTGTGCAGTGGAGCAGCCTGCCGTTTCATCAGCTGGAGCCGGAAGTGCTTCAACGGCTGTTTAACCGTTTTGCGCTACAGGCCGAAAAGCTGGCCGCGTGGTTGGTTTAA
- a CDS encoding glycosyl transferase: protein MDYRKIIKEIGRGKNHARDLDFDTARGLYSHMLKGEVPDLELGGVLIALRIKGEGEAEMLGFYQAMKQHVITLTPPADKPMPIVIPSYNGARKQANLTPLLALLLNKLGYPVVVHGVSEDPTRVLTETIFTLLGIEPTRHAGQAQAKLESHHPVYLPISALCPPMENQLAMRWRMGVRNSAHTLAKLATPFEEDAALRLASVSHPEYVPKVAKFFADIGGRGLLMHGTEGEVYANPQRCPQLTLIDGQGTRIVSERQTEHEGVVLPAGKDPEVTARWIERCVAGVEPVPQSLKIQMACCLVATGEATTLEAGLARVADVF from the coding sequence ATGGACTATCGCAAAATCATTAAAGAAATTGGCCGTGGGAAAAACCATGCCAGAGATCTCGATTTTGATACCGCACGCGGGTTGTATAGCCATATGCTGAAGGGCGAAGTGCCCGATCTTGAGCTGGGTGGGGTGCTGATTGCCCTGCGTATTAAGGGCGAAGGCGAAGCGGAAATGCTCGGTTTTTATCAGGCGATGAAGCAGCATGTGATTACACTCACGCCGCCGGCCGACAAGCCGATGCCGATTGTCATTCCTTCCTATAACGGCGCCCGCAAGCAGGCTAATCTCACGCCGCTGCTGGCGCTTTTGCTCAACAAGCTTGGCTACCCGGTGGTAGTCCATGGCGTGAGCGAAGATCCCACCCGAGTGCTGACGGAAACCATTTTTACGCTGTTGGGCATTGAACCGACCCGCCACGCCGGACAGGCGCAGGCGAAGCTTGAGTCCCACCATCCCGTCTATCTGCCGATTAGTGCGCTATGCCCGCCGATGGAAAATCAGCTGGCAATGCGCTGGCGCATGGGCGTGCGTAACAGCGCACACACGCTGGCGAAGCTGGCCACGCCGTTTGAGGAGGATGCTGCGCTGCGTCTGGCCAGCGTTTCTCACCCGGAATATGTGCCGAAAGTGGCAAAGTTTTTTGCCGATATCGGCGGGCGGGGGCTATTAATGCACGGTACGGAAGGCGAGGTGTATGCCAACCCGCAGCGCTGCCCGCAGTTAACGCTGATTGATGGCCAGGGCACCCGCATCGTGAGCGAGCGGCAAACCGAACATGAAGGCGTCGTGCTGCCGGCAGGCAAAGATCCTGAAGTAACCGCCCGCTGGATTGAGCGCTGTGTCGCCGGGGTTGAGCCGGTGCCGCAGTCGCTGAAAATTCAGATGGCCTGCTGCCTGGTAGCCACCGGTGAGGCTACAACGCTTGAGGCCGGCCTGGCCCGGGTTGCCGACGTTTTCTGA
- a CDS encoding type III secretion protein HrpQ: MYELRVLNGLHEGAALPLSGERWQLGNAADSDLQLNDGGIKASHALLSRSAEGWMLTPMEGTVCHRHGERLSAQQLWQPGEIFAVGGVWLTLAAADDEWDNRPPPPLPVTSPDEPAPTLREPIGGMQSKPAPAARRSLLARILPRWAQIFTLSSLMLLTFTIFSWVLQPGIAQQNSDEEPQIKPAITNSNELRSVVEQDLRERELYNKVQLASTPQGITLTGDLQENQLPIVSRMVDSIRGDYQLKVALTNQTKVREAVLPFHIVQITAGPHANIVTEDGQRLFVGDERNGLRLTGITADSVQFGGKENIAVKW; the protein is encoded by the coding sequence ATGTATGAGCTGAGAGTATTAAACGGATTACATGAAGGCGCGGCGCTGCCGTTAAGCGGCGAACGCTGGCAGTTGGGCAACGCCGCCGACAGCGATTTGCAGCTCAATGATGGCGGCATTAAAGCCAGCCACGCCCTGTTAAGCCGCAGCGCCGAAGGCTGGATGCTCACGCCGATGGAGGGCACCGTTTGCCACCGCCACGGTGAACGCCTGAGCGCACAGCAACTCTGGCAGCCCGGTGAAATCTTCGCCGTCGGCGGCGTCTGGCTGACGCTCGCTGCCGCTGACGACGAGTGGGATAACCGCCCGCCGCCGCCGTTGCCTGTGACCAGCCCGGACGAACCGGCCCCCACCCTGCGCGAACCTATCGGCGGGATGCAAAGCAAGCCGGCTCCGGCGGCTCGTCGTTCACTGCTGGCAAGGATCCTGCCTCGCTGGGCGCAAATCTTCACGCTGTCCAGCCTGATGCTGCTGACCTTTACCATCTTCAGTTGGGTGCTCCAGCCCGGCATCGCCCAGCAGAACAGCGACGAGGAGCCGCAAATTAAGCCAGCCATTACCAATAGCAACGAGCTGCGCAGCGTGGTGGAGCAGGATCTGCGCGAGCGCGAGCTCTATAACAAAGTACAGCTGGCCAGTACGCCGCAGGGCATTACGCTCACCGGTGACCTGCAGGAAAACCAGCTGCCGATTGTCAGCCGCATGGTGGACAGCATCCGCGGCGATTATCAGCTCAAGGTGGCGCTCACTAATCAGACGAAAGTGCGCGAGGCCGTGCTGCCTTTCCATATCGTGCAAATTACCGCCGGGCCGCACGCCAACATCGTGACCGAGGACGGGCAGCGCCTGTTTGTGGGAGACGAACGCAACGGCCTGCGCCTGACCGGCATTACCGCCGACAGCGTACAGTTCGGCGGCAAGGAAAACATCGCGGTGAAATGGTAA